A single window of Treponema denticola ATCC 35405 DNA harbors:
- a CDS encoding TetR/AcrR family transcriptional regulator has protein sequence MIFLYNIDMAKFKRKTKEERTYEIIEAAKKVFLKKGFHNTTMEDIVAATSLSKGGVYQYFKSTKAIMFAIMQEGNYFRYRRNEEIFSSAKKIDDPYEIVTQALEAKLFDNVPEKRLYLMFLAEILYDKEYETLFWKLENQAHKFINENLEHLFKEGTFEGKKIKYKTNKTGRLYSRLFNGILIIYELFEDKTVFDEGKRELHDFLYSCVKKSFTIE, from the coding sequence TTGATTTTTCTTTATAATATAGATATGGCTAAATTTAAACGGAAAACAAAAGAAGAACGGACGTATGAGATAATAGAAGCTGCAAAAAAGGTGTTTTTGAAAAAGGGCTTTCATAATACTACGATGGAAGATATTGTTGCCGCTACAAGCCTTTCAAAAGGAGGGGTTTATCAGTACTTTAAAAGTACGAAGGCTATAATGTTTGCCATAATGCAGGAAGGAAACTATTTTCGATACAGACGCAATGAAGAAATCTTTAGTTCTGCAAAAAAAATTGATGACCCTTACGAAATTGTAACCCAAGCCTTAGAAGCAAAACTATTTGATAATGTTCCCGAAAAACGGCTTTATCTAATGTTTCTTGCCGAAATTCTATATGACAAAGAATATGAGACTCTTTTTTGGAAACTTGAAAATCAAGCTCATAAGTTTATAAACGAAAATCTGGAACATTTGTTTAAAGAAGGGACTTTTGAAGGTAAAAAAATAAAGTATAAAACAAACAAAACAGGACGGCTCTACTCCCGTCTTTTTAACGGAATCCTTATAATCTATGAACTCTTTGAAGACAAAACTGTTTTTGATGAGGGAAAAAGAGAGCTCCACGACTTTCTCTATTCTTGTGTAAAAAAAAGCTTTACAATCGAATAA
- a CDS encoding MATE family efflux transporter: protein MTDKREHLISGNMFKLMLELSIPGIIGMFVISLYSFVDAIFVGRYVSSVALGAVSLAYTFTLINNGIAVLVGIGSASVLSRAVGRSDQETVDSIMGNVLLLTLLFSLGTMTIGLIFAPQLLILIGAEGEMLRLGVSYLRIVYIGSVFVNFGQAANMVMRGEGRMGLAMLLMGISAVLNIILDAVFVIVLKKGLEGTAIATVISQVVLAICNFCYFAFFSKNVKFKHFKLQKSIVKETLSIGFSAMLMQVFALLQQAVMYSTLKRYGGEDQVILMGAFFRYMMLSFIPLWGISQGYQPFAGTNFGAQKFERVKKGTFLFYGFGLFLSLIFWLVFLIIPEQVLGLFLKNKELISLGRTNAMLAMSLFPLSAIMIINLTLFQALGKAKYAGILVIARQFLLYIPAVLILPVFFGTRGVWISTPIIDTLVTVLSAFIVIKLFKKDLSPKDKPLSA, encoded by the coding sequence ATGACGGATAAAAGAGAACATTTGATTTCAGGTAATATGTTCAAGTTGATGCTTGAGCTCAGCATTCCGGGCATTATCGGAATGTTTGTAATCAGCTTATACAGCTTTGTGGATGCAATATTCGTAGGAAGATATGTAAGCAGCGTAGCTTTAGGAGCAGTCAGTTTAGCCTATACATTTACACTGATAAATAACGGCATTGCCGTTTTAGTAGGTATAGGATCCGCTTCGGTTCTTTCGCGGGCGGTAGGAAGAAGCGACCAAGAAACCGTTGATTCCATTATGGGAAACGTCCTTTTGTTGACGCTTCTTTTTTCATTGGGAACTATGACAATCGGATTAATTTTTGCGCCTCAACTTTTGATTCTTATAGGAGCCGAAGGAGAAATGCTCCGATTGGGAGTAAGCTATCTGCGGATTGTATATATCGGTTCAGTCTTTGTAAACTTCGGTCAAGCAGCCAACATGGTTATGAGAGGAGAAGGCCGAATGGGGCTTGCCATGCTTTTGATGGGTATAAGTGCCGTACTAAATATTATTTTGGATGCGGTCTTTGTAATTGTTTTAAAAAAGGGACTTGAAGGCACCGCTATAGCAACCGTAATATCTCAAGTGGTTCTTGCAATTTGTAATTTTTGTTACTTCGCATTCTTCAGTAAAAACGTTAAATTCAAACACTTTAAGCTTCAAAAAAGTATCGTAAAAGAAACCCTTTCAATCGGCTTTTCTGCAATGTTGATGCAAGTTTTTGCTCTTTTACAGCAGGCAGTTATGTATTCTACATTAAAAAGATACGGCGGAGAAGATCAGGTAATTTTGATGGGTGCTTTTTTTAGATATATGATGTTATCCTTTATTCCTCTTTGGGGAATAAGTCAGGGCTATCAGCCCTTTGCAGGAACCAATTTCGGAGCACAAAAATTTGAAAGGGTAAAAAAAGGAACATTTCTTTTTTACGGTTTCGGATTATTTTTATCACTGATATTTTGGCTGGTATTTTTAATTATACCTGAACAGGTTTTGGGTCTCTTTTTGAAAAATAAGGAGCTTATATCTTTAGGAAGAACGAATGCAATGCTTGCTATGTCTTTATTTCCTTTGTCGGCAATTATGATTATCAATTTAACCCTCTTTCAAGCTTTGGGTAAAGCGAAATATGCAGGCATACTGGTAATTGCCCGCCAATTTTTACTTTATATTCCGGCCGTATTAATTCTCCCCGTATTTTTTGGAACACGGGGAGTTTGGATTTCAACCCCGATAATAGATACACTGGTTACGGTTTTATCTGCATTTATAGTGATTAAACTTTTTAAAAAAGATTTAAGCCCTAAAGATAAACCATTGAGTGCATAA
- a CDS encoding ribonucleotide-diphosphate reductase subunit beta codes for MITEKTILPHKALFNENGDIETHKRKMIGGNTTNLNDFNNMKYSWASDWYRQAMNNFWIPEEINMTTDVQDYRKLSIPEKTAYDKILSFLIFLDSIQTANLPNVGQYVTANEVNLCLTIQAFQEAVHSQSYSYMLDTICSPEERTEILYQWKDDEHLLRRNKFIGDLYNEFQSDKSALAFLKVCVANYILEGIYFYSGFMFFYNLGRNNKMPGSVQEIRYINRDENTHLWLFRSMIQELQKEEPQLFTPQNVELFRAMIKEGCEQEIAWGDYVIGNDIPGLNSQMITDYIQYLGNLRCENLGFAPIYDGHREEPQSMSWASQYSNANLIKTDFFEAKSTAYAKSSAMVDDL; via the coding sequence ATGATAACGGAAAAAACTATTTTGCCTCATAAGGCCTTGTTTAATGAAAACGGAGATATAGAAACTCATAAACGTAAGATGATTGGCGGAAACACCACTAACCTAAACGATTTTAACAATATGAAGTATTCTTGGGCAAGCGATTGGTACCGTCAGGCTATGAATAATTTTTGGATACCCGAAGAAATAAATATGACTACCGACGTACAGGACTACCGAAAATTATCTATTCCCGAAAAAACGGCCTACGATAAAATTCTTTCTTTTTTAATTTTTTTGGACAGTATTCAAACTGCAAATCTTCCCAATGTCGGCCAGTATGTAACGGCTAACGAGGTAAACTTATGCCTTACCATTCAAGCCTTTCAAGAAGCAGTTCACTCGCAAAGCTACAGTTATATGCTAGACACAATTTGTTCTCCCGAAGAAAGAACTGAAATCTTATACCAATGGAAAGATGATGAACATCTTTTACGCAGAAATAAATTTATCGGCGATTTATACAACGAATTTCAAAGCGACAAGAGTGCTCTTGCCTTTTTAAAGGTCTGCGTTGCAAACTATATCTTGGAAGGCATCTATTTTTATTCAGGTTTTATGTTCTTTTATAATTTGGGGAGAAACAATAAGATGCCCGGTTCTGTTCAGGAAATCCGTTATATCAATCGAGATGAAAATACGCATCTATGGCTTTTCCGCTCGATGATACAGGAACTTCAAAAAGAAGAGCCGCAGCTATTTACTCCGCAAAATGTCGAACTTTTTAGAGCCATGATAAAGGAAGGCTGTGAACAGGAAATAGCTTGGGGCGATTATGTTATAGGAAACGATATTCCCGGGCTTAACAGCCAGATGATTACGGACTATATTCAATATTTAGGGAACCTCAGATGCGAAAACCTCGGCTTTGCACCCATTTATGACGGGCACAGGGAAGAACCTCAATCTATGAGCTGGGCCAGCCAGTACAGCAATGCGAACCTGATTAAGACCGACTTCTTTGAAGCCAAGTCCACCGCCTATGCAAAATCATCGGCGATGGTAGATGACTTATAA
- a CDS encoding AI-2E family transporter, whose amino-acid sequence MYQENKHRLQTISFFVLLAGMLILVGKLFLPYASVLLWSAVIYVLVRPLYNKILSRMNKEKKTFPIKKRLLAGSFAIITVLVVAGVLFFVVIKIFGQGKILVQNIQSFLENINNSESGFSKTDIAAIVNRLSMGTVDISNLDLQKEFLNLLSSSSDKILRYATSLVKNAGSFFLSLVFFAFALYFFYVDGAYLFSLLKHAIPIDNETSDKLFSKIGEITTNLFKGLFLVSFYQCLASFIVYLIFGVQSALLLAILTFFSTFLPIVGCGLIWFPVGVGLCFTDGLVKGLIFLVVAGSIISFMDNFLRPFFLKDRIKIHPLLIFFSMLGGVSMFSFDGIILGPMIVILFFTILDMALDIEEKKENDEDNFEHLI is encoded by the coding sequence ATGTATCAAGAAAATAAACACAGGCTTCAAACTATTTCGTTCTTCGTATTACTTGCAGGAATGTTGATTCTTGTGGGTAAATTATTTTTGCCCTACGCAAGCGTTTTATTATGGTCGGCAGTAATTTATGTTTTGGTAAGGCCCTTATATAATAAGATACTATCCAGGATGAATAAAGAGAAAAAGACTTTCCCGATAAAAAAAAGATTGCTTGCAGGCAGTTTTGCAATAATAACGGTTCTAGTTGTTGCCGGTGTTTTGTTTTTTGTTGTGATAAAAATATTCGGGCAAGGGAAAATCCTTGTTCAAAATATTCAGAGCTTTTTAGAAAACATAAATAATTCTGAATCGGGCTTTTCAAAAACCGATATAGCCGCAATTGTAAACCGCTTATCTATGGGGACGGTGGATATTTCCAATCTTGATTTGCAAAAAGAATTTTTAAACCTTTTATCTTCTTCTTCTGATAAAATATTGCGGTATGCAACAAGCCTTGTAAAAAATGCCGGTTCGTTTTTTTTGTCTCTTGTTTTCTTTGCCTTTGCCCTTTACTTTTTTTATGTAGACGGAGCCTATCTTTTCAGTTTATTAAAACATGCCATTCCTATAGATAATGAAACATCAGACAAACTTTTTTCTAAAATAGGCGAAATTACAACCAATCTTTTTAAGGGACTTTTTTTGGTTTCGTTTTACCAATGCCTTGCATCTTTTATAGTTTATCTTATATTCGGTGTGCAAAGCGCTCTCTTGCTTGCAATTCTAACCTTTTTTAGCACATTTTTACCCATTGTCGGCTGCGGTCTAATTTGGTTTCCTGTAGGTGTCGGACTATGCTTTACGGACGGGCTTGTAAAGGGCCTTATCTTTTTGGTTGTTGCAGGTTCGATAATCAGTTTTATGGATAACTTTCTACGCCCATTCTTCTTAAAAGACAGAATAAAGATACATCCTCTTTTAATCTTTTTTTCAATGCTGGGCGGAGTCAGTATGTTTTCATTTGACGGCATTATTTTGGGGCCGATGATTGTAATCTTGTTCTTTACCATTTTAGATATGGCCTTGGATATAGAAGAAAAAAAAGAAAATGATGAAGACAATTTTGAGCATTTAATATAA
- the nagB gene encoding glucosamine-6-phosphate deaminase, which produces MRLIIKNSYEDCSKWTADYICNKIIEFKPTKEKPFVLGLPTGSTPLGVYKELIKKHKEGILSFKHVVTFNMDEYVGLEASHPQSYHYFMMDNFFNHIDIEPKNIHILDGMAKDKKKECEDYEKAIRSYGKIHLFLGGIGADGHIAFNEPYSSLTSRTREKTLTRDTIIMNSRFFEGNEDLVPKTALTVGIGTIMDAEEVLIMATGHAKAEAVHQAVEGGVSHVWTVSALQLHPKSIIICDDAATDELKVKTVKYFLDIEKGNIETNVSRK; this is translated from the coding sequence ATGAGACTTATCATAAAAAACAGTTATGAAGATTGTTCAAAATGGACTGCCGATTATATCTGCAATAAAATTATCGAATTTAAACCTACAAAAGAAAAGCCCTTTGTTTTAGGACTTCCGACGGGTTCTACTCCCTTAGGGGTTTATAAGGAACTTATAAAAAAGCATAAAGAAGGTATTCTATCCTTTAAGCATGTAGTTACCTTTAATATGGATGAATATGTAGGCTTGGAAGCGTCTCATCCTCAAAGCTATCATTATTTTATGATGGATAATTTTTTTAATCACATCGACATTGAGCCTAAAAACATTCACATCTTGGATGGAATGGCCAAAGATAAAAAAAAGGAATGCGAGGACTATGAAAAAGCTATCCGCTCTTACGGAAAAATTCATTTATTTTTAGGCGGAATAGGGGCAGACGGGCACATAGCTTTTAATGAGCCCTATTCTTCATTAACCTCCCGCACAAGAGAAAAAACCTTAACGCGGGATACCATCATAATGAATTCACGCTTTTTTGAGGGAAATGAAGACCTTGTTCCAAAGACAGCCTTGACTGTAGGCATCGGCACTATTATGGATGCCGAAGAAGTTCTTATAATGGCAACCGGACATGCTAAGGCTGAGGCTGTTCATCAAGCAGTAGAGGGGGGGGTAAGCCATGTTTGGACTGTAAGTGCTTTACAACTTCATCCTAAATCCATTATAATCTGTGATGATGCTGCAACAGATGAACTTAAAGTAAAAACCGTAAAATACTTTTTGGATATAGAAAAAGGAAATATAGAAACTAATGTATCAAGAAAATAA
- a CDS encoding methyl-accepting chemotaxis protein — MVDLKKYRNKTRFSILNKLVIFGTLILIAGFTMGGATFYIAKAPIHELTGSIQALKNTMRVLWVLMVVMSILITIVLSLTIVRPIKRKKELSYLSTHFNSTILKIGGSVQLFDTNIAMMQQMGNELASNITETASTINRIQTLAQTESVTETMEN; from the coding sequence ATGGTAGACTTAAAAAAATACCGAAATAAGACTCGTTTTTCTATTTTGAATAAACTTGTTATTTTCGGTACATTGATTCTGATTGCAGGTTTTACAATGGGAGGTGCAACTTTCTATATTGCAAAAGCGCCCATCCATGAATTAACAGGCAGCATACAGGCATTAAAAAATACTATGAGAGTTTTATGGGTTTTGATGGTTGTAATGTCAATCCTTATTACTATTGTACTATCTCTTACAATAGTAAGGCCGATAAAAAGGAAAAAAGAACTATCTTATCTTTCTACTCATTTTAATAGCACCATCCTCAAAATAGGTGGTTCTGTACAGCTATTTGATACAAACATCGCCATGATGCAGCAAATGGGTAACGAGCTTGCTTCCAACATTACTGAAACAGCGAGCACAATCAATCGGATACAGACTCTTGCACAGACAGAAAGCGTCACTGAAACAATGGAGAATTAA
- a CDS encoding TetR/AcrR family transcriptional regulator, protein MSKSEDTKQLILDTAKREFLEKGYNAASVRTIAKKAGLTTGAIFRYYADKAALFEALVSEAADGLVEQFKAAQEAHFELIPQERTSESRDLSTEYLRHFVNYVYDRFDEFKLVLCGAEGTKYANYIHDLVELDVARTETYYRLLREKGKIKGSISLELHHMITSAYFTAVFETVVHDMPREQAMGYVEEIAVFFNSGWDGLLKLI, encoded by the coding sequence ATGAGCAAAAGTGAAGATACCAAACAATTGATTTTGGATACGGCTAAGCGGGAGTTTTTGGAAAAAGGCTATAACGCAGCCTCTGTCCGCACGATTGCAAAGAAAGCAGGCTTAACGACCGGTGCAATTTTTCGGTATTACGCGGATAAGGCAGCTTTGTTTGAAGCCCTTGTTTCCGAAGCGGCAGACGGCTTGGTCGAGCAATTTAAGGCAGCCCAAGAGGCGCACTTTGAGTTAATTCCCCAAGAACGGACATCAGAAAGCCGAGATTTATCGACAGAATATTTACGGCACTTTGTAAACTACGTATATGACCGTTTTGACGAATTTAAGCTGGTGCTTTGCGGAGCGGAAGGCACGAAATACGCAAACTATATCCATGATCTGGTGGAACTTGATGTGGCACGCACCGAAACATATTACCGGCTCTTGCGGGAAAAGGGAAAAATCAAAGGGAGCATCAGCCTTGAACTTCATCACATGATTACAAGTGCCTATTTTACCGCAGTATTTGAAACCGTCGTACATGATATGCCAAGAGAACAGGCTATGGGATATGTAGAAGAAATCGCCGTTTTCTTTAATTCGGGATGGGATGGGCTTTTAAAGCTGATATAA
- a CDS encoding fructose bisphosphate aldolase, with translation MDKVKLERMKNDKGFIAALDQSGGSTPKALAAYGVPETAYSNEKEMFDLVHAMRTRIITGKAFNSNNILGAILFEQTMEREIEGMPTADFLWEKKKILPFLKVDKGLADLKDGVQLMKPIPNLDAMLKHAVEKHIFGTKMRSVIKEANPKGIKAVVDQQFELGIQIAKAGLVPIIEPEVDIKSPDKAKCEEILKKELEEHLKTLPKDLLVMFKLSIPTKENLYEEFTKHPQVVRVVALSGGYSRDDANKLLAKNRGMIASFSRALAEGLFASQSDAEFNATLEKTIKGVYEASIT, from the coding sequence ATGGATAAAGTAAAACTTGAAAGAATGAAAAATGACAAGGGTTTTATTGCGGCATTGGATCAAAGCGGCGGAAGTACGCCTAAGGCTTTGGCAGCTTATGGAGTTCCCGAAACGGCATATTCCAATGAAAAAGAAATGTTTGATCTTGTTCATGCTATGCGTACAAGAATAATCACCGGAAAGGCTTTTAATTCCAATAATATTTTGGGTGCAATTTTATTTGAACAAACGATGGAAAGGGAAATTGAAGGAATGCCCACAGCCGACTTCTTATGGGAAAAAAAGAAGATTCTTCCCTTTTTAAAGGTCGATAAGGGGCTTGCCGACTTAAAGGACGGTGTTCAGCTTATGAAGCCGATACCCAATTTGGACGCTATGTTAAAGCACGCCGTAGAAAAACACATTTTTGGAACAAAGATGCGCTCCGTTATAAAAGAAGCAAATCCTAAAGGAATAAAGGCTGTCGTAGATCAGCAGTTTGAATTAGGTATTCAAATTGCAAAGGCCGGTCTTGTTCCTATTATTGAACCTGAAGTAGATATTAAATCTCCCGACAAGGCCAAGTGTGAAGAAATCCTCAAAAAAGAATTGGAAGAACACCTTAAAACCTTGCCGAAAGACTTGCTTGTAATGTTTAAACTTTCAATTCCGACAAAAGAAAACCTTTATGAGGAATTTACAAAACATCCTCAGGTAGTTAGAGTTGTTGCCTTATCAGGCGGTTATTCCAGAGATGATGCAAACAAACTCTTGGCTAAAAACAGAGGCATGATTGCAAGTTTCTCCCGAGCTCTCGCCGAAGGTCTTTTTGCAAGTCAAAGCGATGCCGAGTTTAATGCAACCTTGGAAAAAACAATCAAGGGCGTTTACGAAGCTTCAATAACATAG
- a CDS encoding ribonucleoside-diphosphate reductase subunit alpha — translation MQIIKRNGETKNYEPEKIEGAIRSAFKSVENSPHTDLDTIIPPLVKEIEEDILELTKNGSLVQVETIQDLVEKTLIEHNYYAEVKNFILYRVGRTKRRDSRQMISRFFDTIEIQSVLTEIQNDFTSDEYSLNLLAHKFLSFRKENMSETESLAMLIKASVELTAQDAPDWEFIAARLLMLQFKLKLKTELEKRQIHSFYEKIKYLENEGLYGTYICEAYSRDELEEAASFINEERNKLFTYSALDLLLRRYVIHTHSNIVLESPQEMFLGIALHLAMKEKLKRLEWVRRFYDMTSTLKVTMATPTLSNARKPYHQLSSCFIDTVPDSLDGIYRSIDNFAKVSKFGGGMGLYFGKVRAVGSPIRGFMGAAGGIIRWIKLANDTAVAVDQLGVRQGSVAVYLDVWHKDIPEFLQLRTNNGDDRMKAHDVFPAVCYPDLFWKTVRDDINSSWHLMCPHEILKTKGYALEDFYGEEWEKRYKDCVADSRINKREIPIKELVRLILKSAVETGTPFAFNRDHANKTNTNPHKGMIYCSNLCTEISQNMSGIKHKNIEIKTEDGDTVVATTTIPGDFVVCNLASLVLGNIDVNDEQEIDTIVSSAVRALDNVIDLNFYPIPYAQITNSRYRSIGLGASGYHHALAKNGIAWESEEHLNFADKVFERINYAAIKASSQIAKEKGSYSYFEGSDWQTGEYFKKRNYVDENWKALTEEVKSNGMRNAYLLAVAPTSSTSIIAGTTAGVDPIMNKYFLEEKKGSLMPRVAPSLSPETYWLYKNAHHIEQGWSIRAAGLRQRHIDQAQSVNLYITNEFTFSKVLSLYVKAWEEGLKSIYYVRSRSLEVEECESCSS, via the coding sequence ATGCAAATCATAAAACGAAACGGTGAAACTAAAAATTACGAACCTGAAAAAATTGAAGGAGCTATCCGCTCCGCTTTTAAAAGTGTGGAAAACTCTCCGCATACCGATTTAGATACAATCATTCCGCCCTTGGTAAAGGAAATAGAAGAAGACATCTTGGAGCTTACCAAAAACGGAAGCCTTGTTCAGGTCGAAACAATTCAGGACTTGGTAGAAAAAACTTTAATAGAACACAACTACTATGCGGAAGTAAAAAACTTTATACTCTACCGTGTCGGCCGCACAAAGAGGCGGGATTCCCGTCAAATGATAAGCCGCTTTTTTGATACTATAGAAATTCAGAGCGTCCTCACCGAGATTCAAAACGACTTTACTTCGGACGAGTACAGCCTTAACTTGCTTGCACATAAATTCCTTTCTTTTAGAAAAGAAAATATGAGCGAGACCGAATCCCTAGCTATGCTCATTAAGGCTTCCGTCGAACTTACCGCCCAAGATGCCCCGGACTGGGAATTTATTGCGGCTCGCCTTTTAATGCTTCAATTTAAATTAAAACTAAAAACCGAGCTTGAAAAAAGGCAGATTCATTCTTTTTATGAAAAAATCAAATACCTTGAAAACGAAGGTCTTTACGGAACATATATTTGTGAGGCCTATAGCCGTGATGAGTTGGAAGAGGCGGCTTCATTTATAAATGAAGAAAGAAATAAGCTTTTTACCTACAGCGCCCTCGACCTTCTTTTACGCCGCTATGTTATTCATACTCATTCAAACATTGTACTTGAATCGCCTCAGGAAATGTTTTTAGGGATTGCCCTTCACTTGGCAATGAAAGAAAAATTGAAACGCCTTGAATGGGTAAGGCGTTTTTATGATATGACAAGTACCTTAAAGGTTACGATGGCGACCCCCACTCTTTCAAATGCCCGAAAACCATACCATCAGCTTTCTTCATGTTTTATAGACACGGTTCCCGATTCTCTTGACGGTATTTACCGCAGCATAGATAACTTTGCCAAGGTTTCCAAATTCGGAGGAGGCATGGGGCTCTACTTTGGGAAGGTCAGAGCAGTGGGTTCGCCCATACGCGGGTTTATGGGAGCGGCAGGCGGAATTATCCGCTGGATAAAACTTGCAAACGATACGGCTGTTGCCGTTGACCAACTTGGAGTAAGGCAGGGCTCGGTCGCCGTCTACCTCGATGTTTGGCACAAGGACATCCCCGAATTTTTACAGCTCCGCACCAATAACGGTGATGACAGAATGAAGGCCCACGATGTTTTTCCGGCAGTCTGCTATCCCGATCTTTTTTGGAAAACCGTCCGCGATGATATAAATTCTTCTTGGCACCTAATGTGCCCCCATGAAATCTTAAAAACCAAGGGCTATGCCCTCGAAGATTTTTACGGAGAAGAATGGGAAAAAAGGTATAAAGACTGCGTTGCCGATTCCCGCATCAACAAAAGAGAAATTCCTATAAAAGAGTTGGTGCGTTTAATCTTAAAATCGGCCGTCGAAACCGGTACCCCCTTTGCTTTTAACCGCGACCATGCAAACAAAACAAATACTAACCCCCACAAGGGAATGATTTACTGCTCAAACCTATGCACAGAAATTTCTCAAAATATGAGCGGGATAAAACATAAGAATATCGAAATAAAAACTGAAGACGGAGATACTGTCGTTGCTACAACTACTATCCCCGGAGATTTTGTAGTATGTAACCTCGCCTCCCTTGTTCTCGGAAACATAGATGTAAACGATGAACAAGAAATTGACACAATAGTTTCTTCGGCAGTGCGTGCCTTGGACAATGTTATAGACCTAAATTTTTATCCTATTCCCTATGCACAAATTACCAATAGCCGATACAGGTCAATCGGATTGGGAGCTTCGGGCTATCATCATGCCCTTGCAAAAAACGGCATTGCATGGGAAAGCGAAGAACACCTTAACTTTGCAGATAAAGTTTTTGAAAGAATAAATTATGCAGCAATAAAAGCTTCTTCACAGATTGCAAAAGAAAAAGGCTCCTATTCTTACTTTGAAGGAAGTGATTGGCAAACAGGGGAGTATTTTAAAAAACGGAATTATGTTGACGAAAACTGGAAGGCTCTCACAGAGGAAGTAAAATCAAACGGAATGAGGAATGCCTATCTTTTGGCTGTCGCACCCACAAGCTCAACCTCGATTATAGCAGGTACAACTGCCGGTGTAGACCCGATTATGAATAAGTATTTTTTAGAAGAGAAAAAAGGTTCTTTAATGCCTAGGGTTGCACCCTCTCTTTCACCGGAAACCTATTGGCTTTATAAAAATGCCCACCACATTGAACAAGGCTGGAGTATAAGAGCTGCAGGCTTACGGCAACGCCATATCGACCAAGCTCAATCCGTAAACCTTTACATTACAAACGAATTTACCTTCAGCAAGGTGCTTTCGCTCTATGTAAAGGCTTGGGAAGAAGGCCTTAAGTCAATCTATTATGTGCGAAGCCGCTCCCTCGAAGTCGAGGAATGCGAAAGCTGCAGCTCTTAG